The following is a genomic window from Deinococcota bacterium.
CCCCGTTGACCAGGCTCAGGAGCCGGTCCAAGGTCGCGGACGGTTCTGGCGCCGGCTGAGCCGCTGGAGCGCAAGCTACCACCAGCAACAGGATCAGGCCGATAAGGCCGGTGCGCGTGTTCGTCACGGCTCGAGCTTAGCAGAGGGCCCTGGCCGGCGACGTGAAAACCCGCAACCAAGGCTGAACGCCGCCAGGTCCTACAGCGGTTTTCAGAGACACTAAGTGAAGTCGCATCTCAGCGCCTTTATCCCCCCGCCTTTATCCCCCCGCCTTCGGCACCCCCCTTTGAAAGGGGGGCAGGGGGGATTTTGCAGCTCGCTCAACCCTTAATACAATCGCTACAGGCAACCAAAAGCCCCCGGGCGCACCGGGGGCGGGCTGTTCTGCCTTGATGGGCTTAACTGACGAGCGTGGCCTCGAGCTTGATGTCTATGTTCGTCGAGAGCGACTTCGAGACCGGACAACCGCTCTTGGCCTTCTCGGCTTCCTCCTTGAAGGTGCTCTCGTCGATGCCGGGCACCTTGGCCTCGGTGCGGAGTTCGATGGTGGTGATGGCGCCGTTCTCGAGGTGGACCCTGGCCTCGGTCTTGACGAAGTCGGGGGTATAACCGGCCTGGCCGAGGTTGCCCGAAAGCTTCATTGAGAAGCAGCCCGCGTGGGCCGCGCCGATCAGCTCCTCGGGGTTGGTGCCCGCGCCGGTCTCGAACCTCGAGGCGTAGGAGTAGGCGCCCTCGTAGGCGCCGCTCTGCAGCTTCATCTTGCCCTTGCCCTCTTTGAGCGAGCCGTTCCATTCCGCGTTGGCTGTGCGCACTGCCATGATGTGCTCCTTTCAGGGTGATATTTCGCCGCAGTCTAACCTCGACGTCATCTCCGGTGAGTAAGCTGCGCTCCAAGAGCCGAGCTTGAAAGGCGGAGGCTGTTTCCTCTAGAGGTTCATGCACTGAGCGGGGCTCTTCCGGCCCAGTTCGGTGTGATCGAAATCGGCATCGAAGCTTACCAGCGTCAATGAGTGCCCTATGGCAGCAACGTACTCATAGGCGTCGTCGAAATCGAGCCCATATAG
Proteins encoded in this region:
- a CDS encoding OsmC family protein is translated as MAVRTANAEWNGSLKEGKGKMKLQSGAYEGAYSYASRFETGAGTNPEELIGAAHAGCFSMKLSGNLGQAGYTPDFVKTEARVHLENGAITTIELRTEAKVPGIDESTFKEEAEKAKSGCPVSKSLSTNIDIKLEATLVS